The Geomonas agri genome contains the following window.
CAACATGCGCTCATCTAGCCAGTTACGCATCAAGCTGGTTACGGTTCAGTGCCTTTGCAGGGTAGATTGGTAGCCGGATCACAATAGCCTCATCGACGTGATCAACGAGTGCGAGCTGGCGCCTGAGGAAAATCAACTTCTCCTGAATACGCAAGCGGCACACTACTACAACTTCATCCTGACCAACCTGGGCCAGGGGGGGGGCACGAGGCAAAGATCTCCAACAGCGGCAGACGTAAACGGCTCCGCCAGCGCCTCGGCTCTGCTCGACAAGGGCTCCCTGAGTGTCGAAGAAGTCCAGGCCGTTAACTCTACTAATGGGATCGTGCTTCAGTAGCGCCTGTTTCCCAGTGGGCTTCAGCGGCTCAGGAAGCCGGGGGGACAACGGCCGGCACCTTAGAACGGAAGATGCCGGCTGCACAGATGGCAGCCGGCATCTTCATCCTTCTTGGCGTCTTTTCAAAGCCACCTAAGCCCCGTATGGAGCACTGCATCCATGATGCCTTTCCCTTTTTTCATCTTATCCCAGGTGTTTTCGAGATTCTTCATGCCTTAGTCTCCTGAGTGTGTCCTCCCGCGCGGCTGGGATTTCGAGCAGGTGCAGAACGAGGAACACTAGGACAGCTGAAGGACTGGAGGTCATGGGGGAGCGTACGTGACTTAGCCACGGTCGCCGGGATTGCCCATGGCTGCGGAAGGCTCCCATAGTTCCACCATGGGAGGTATGCCGCCGGGATGAACGCTCACTGGGGGGATGTGTTCGTCTCCGGTATTGTCGTGGGGCGGCTGATTGACATGCAAGCCGCAGCAGTAATTGACGCTGTGAAGAATCATCATTTCCTGTCGGGGGGGCTGTTCACTTGGTGCTTCGGGAAGCGGACTGGCTCGCCCGGGAAATGGAAGATCTGCAGGTTGTTGACTTGCTGGCCAAGGGGAGCTGTTGCTGGCCTCACCAGTAAAGAGAAACAACAGGAAGGGAGGATTGTATGGGTGAGGAGAGAAATAGACGCGCGGCTGCCGGCCCGCGCTGTAGGGTGTGCCACAGAAGGCTTACCTCCAGTGCCACAATCGCGGCTGGGATTGGCAAGCAATGCTCGAGGAAAGAAAGGGGTATCACAAGCAGGTCCCCCAGGCTGAAGATCGGCAGCGCGATGGTAGAAAGCCACCCTGATCAGCTAGAATTCTCGTTTGCTGAAGTCTATATCAAATCGGATTGAGCTTTGCTCCGGAGCTCTTAAGGGTGCAAGCTTCCGGCGTTGAAGGAGCATCGGCATTGTAATTTGGGTTGATGCCGCCAGACTGGAAGACCCAGTATCAAAGTCGATTTGATCTGAGTAAGGGTAGTATCAGCTACTTCTAGTAGCGGGTTTTTATTAATGCATTTTTTGCTTATTGCTGTTATAAAACGTCCGTTGTGGTCCGTTACTGTCGGACATATTTTCTAAACAAAAGGCAGAATGAGCAATGGAGCGTTCCATCGATGGGTTTGGAGGTGGTGGGCCGGCAGATCTTAAAGGAGACCTGCAACACATCCAGGATGTGTCCCTCGCCATTAAGGCAGATAGGAATTACTGGTTTATCAGAACTGACGGTGGGTTCTACTACCGCCTCTTTGTCGAGAAGGGTATCGTGGCCATTGGCTACACCAAAATTCAGGTGCCGGAACCGGCGGACGGGACCACGAAAAAAAGTATCCTTGGTGATGTCCTAGAGCAGGTCCGAAAGCGGCATCCAGAAGCGAAGCGGCCTGGGCAGATTGCCAAGCAGGTCATGACCTTCACAAACCTTATACAGGCGGGAGATGTCGTCATCATCCCAGGAGTTAACTCCACAGTATTAAGTTTCGGCATCGTCGTTGATGATTTGGTTGAGGACGCTGTGATCCGCGAAGGTGACGATGCTTTTGAGCTTCGCACCAGGAAGGTCCACTGGGTTAAGTCGATACCCAAGCGAGCCCTAAATCCTTACCTCTACAGCATGTTCTTTGCTCACCAGACGATCTCCAACGGGAACGAATACGGCAAGTATATCGATAACACGCTCAGCGACTTTTTCGTAAAAGACGGGAAGGCCCATCTGCAGCTCCAGGTTGAAAAGAGCGACGACATCAATGCCCGGGCACTCTTCCAGGCGTGCCTCGACCTTTTGAACCTCACGGATGATTGTCTCCAGTATGTGGGGCTTCCGGAGCGTACGGACAATGTTGAAGTGAAGGTCAACATAAATTCCCCTGGAACCGTAGACTTTATGGCCCACAGTTTCAACGCCATTGCGGTTCTGGGCATCCTGATTTTTGCCGTGACTGGTGCTAATTTCAGCCTAAAAATCGGCGGAAGTGTGGTAGAGTTTAAGACCGAGGGATTGATTTCTAAAGTGAGGGAGTTCCTTGCTCAAAGGAGTAAAAACCAAGCCCTCGACGCAATGGTGAAAGAACTTCAGTCGTTAGAGATGAAGAGCCCGAAGGATATCGTTGAGGTCATCAAAAAAGTGGTGAAATGAGCATGGCCTTTTCAGACATTATGGCAAAAATCGGTATGTCGATGGCCTATTACGGGAGCTTTGGGGCAGCTGCTTCCTTCTTCGCCAAAATAATACCGAACGAGGTGATTGGGGGGGCAGTGGTTCTGTCATCCTTATGCCTTGCGTACATCCTCAAAAGGACCCTGCACATTACATTCATCGGTTCAGGGATGAACCGGCAGACACACTAATGCTTTGATGGTGTTTTTGGTGGTATCACGAACAACTAAATATGTAAAAACGTTAAAAGTTGAGGTGTTATCTAGTTAGTGTGATACCCCTCTCTGCACCATATTGAAATTTTTAGGTAAAGAAGCGGGATTGGTCTTATGGCTAATTCCGCTTTTCCGTTTTTTGGATGAGTGCCCACGCACGGCGCTACCCGCTGCGCTCACCCAATGCTGTGATCGTGGATAACGGTTCCGGTAGTGGGCGCATCCTCCCCTCATGTTTGACACACGAAGAGAGACTGATACATTCTTCGTTGTGGTAATTCGAACACCCCTCCTCCAAATCCCCTAATAACAGTACAGCCTCGTGCAGAGTCATGAAGTGTTGAACCGGTTGTCGTTAAAACATAGTAATGGAGGTTTCCATGAACGTGCGCGATAAAAACTTGGTTCTCTCACCCCGGTGGCTAGTGACTGCAGTGGTCACTTTCCTCTTCGGATTTTCCGTGATGGGCTACCTCGCCTACCGCAACGCCTACGAGGGGCCGCCGGTCCCGCGGGAGGTGCGGGTGACGGACGGCACGGTGCTCTACACCGGCGACGATGTCATGGCCGGACAGCAGATCTTCCAGAAGCTGGGGCTCATGCAGTACGGGACCATTTTCGGCCACGGCGCATACCTGGGCCCGGACTTTACCGCCCAATACCTGCACTTAAGCGGCGAGAAGCAGGTGGGGTACTATGCGGGGCAAGGACTTTCCGCAGCGGATGCGGCAGCCAAGGTGCGCACCGAGTTCAGGGGTAACAGCTACGTCCCGGAAAGCGGCCAGCTTACCTTTTCTCCTGCCAGGGCACGCGCGCACTCGGAACTCATCGACTACTACCGCGGCTGGTTTGGACCGCTGCAGACCCAGCAGGGTTTGAAGCGTCCTTACCTGAGCGACCCGGAGGAAATCAGGAAGCTCACGGCCTATTTCTCTTGGGCCGCCTGGACCAGCACCGCACAGCGCCCCGGCACCGAACACTCCTATACCAACAACTGGCCCCCGGATGATCTTGCCGGCAACCGACCTACATCGGGGGCACTGCTTTGGAGCGTGCTGAGCCTGATCGCCCTGCTCTGCGGCACCGGTGCCACCCTCTTCGTATTCGGGCGCTACGAGTTCCTGGGGTGGCATACGGCAGACGAATATTCGTCGAAGATGGGCGCGCCGGAAAAGGTGCAGCTCACCCCGTCGCAACGCACGGTGGCCTGGTACTTCCTGGTGGTTTCCGGGCTATTCCTCCTGCAGGGGCTTCTGGGCGGTGTGAACGCCCACTATCACGTCGAGCCGGCAGGTTTTTACGGCTTCTCGCTGGGTGACATCCTGCCGTATAACCTCTCCCGCATGTGGCACGTGCAGCTCGCCCTCTTCTTCGTGGCCTCGAGCTTTCTCGCCATGGGGATCTTCCTGACCCCCATGATCGCGGGAAAGGAGCCGCCGCATCAGGAGAAACTGGCACTCGTCCTTTTGGGTGCGCTCGTGGTGGTGGTACTGGGGAGCCTCGCCGGGGAGGCGATGAGCCTGAAGGGGATCCTTTCCACTGGCGGCCCATGGTTCTACGTGGGGTCACAGGGGTGGGAGTACCTTGATCTCGGGCGGTTGTGGCAGATACTGCTGACGGTTGGGATGCTGATCTGGCTGGTGATCCTGGTGCGCGGCATGAGGGAACGGCTGCATGGGGAGCATCCGGGAAACATGCCGTGGCTTTTCGTCTACAGCGCCATCTCCATCCCGCTTTTCTACGCAGCCGGCATGCTGTACGGCAAGACGACCCATTTCAACCAGGTGGAGTTCTGGCGCTTCTGGGTGGTGCACCTGTGGGTGGAGGACTTTCTGGAGCTCTTTACCACCATCATGGTTGCCTACGTCTTCATGCTGATGGGGGTGGTGCGCGTGAGGGTCGCCACCACCATCATCTATCTGGACATCATCCTCTACTCCATCGGCGGGGTGCTCGGCACCATGCATCATCTCTACTTCAGCGGCCAGCCCGAAGTACACATGGCGTTCGGTGCGTTCTTCTCCGCCATGGAGGTCATCCCCCTGCTGCTTTTGACCTACGAGGCGTGGAAGTTCATGGGCCTTGGTGCTCCGGCCGGTACTTCCATGCTCAGCACCACGGCGGACATGTTCCCGCACAAGTGGGCGGTGATGTTCCTGATCGCGGTCGGGTTCTGGAACTTCCTGGGCGCGGGGGTGTTCGGCTTCCTGATCAACCTTCCCATCGTGAGCTACTACGAGATCGGCACCCAGTGGACCGCCAATCATGGCCATGGCGCCATGATGGGGGTGTACGGCATGCTCTCCCTGGGCTTTTTCATGTTCGTGGCGCGTTACTTCGTTCCACTTGACCGGGCAAGCAATCGCGCCATGGCCATCGCCTTCTGGTGCACTAACCTGGGGCTCGCCTGCATGCTCTTTCTGAACCTCTTCCCGGTGGGGCTGCTCCAGTTGAGACAGATCCTCACCACTTCCTACTGGCAGGGGAGGCAGCCGGACTTCTTCACCGATCCCATGGTGCGCGTATTTGAGTGGCTGCGCCTGCCGGGTGACACCCTCTTCATCATAGGGATCTTGCCGGTGGTCTATCTTGCCGTGCGCATGTTCCTGAACCGGAACCGGCCGCGTGTCATGTAGGCATCGCGGTAGCGGCTCGTAGCTCTACTAGTGAAATCATGGGACATTTGTGAATTGTTTCGTGGACAGACGTCGTTGATGGAGGCGTTAAAAAGGAAAGGCAAAGCCCCATAAAGTTCAAGTCCCCTCTTTTGCACTACCTACCATCCACAAAGGGCCGCCCGGTATCGGGCGGCCCTTTTGCGTTGTCTGTTCTTGTCATCGCCCTATCTGCAAGCAGGTCCGAAAATAGCCGGTTTTTTGCGAGCGGATGTTGTATCTTGCTACAAGAGGTGGCGTATGGCACAGCATGAAGAACGGATATGGTATGCAGCACTGAAGGCGAAGGACGCGAGGTTCGACGGACACTTTTTCGTCGGGGTCTCCTCGACGGGCATCTATTGCCGGCCGATCTGCAGGGCGAAACTCCCCAAGCCGGAAAACTGTACCTTTTACACGACGGCTGCCGCTGCGGAGCAGGCGGGTTTCCGTCCCTGCCTTTTGTGCCGGCCGGAACGCGCCCCGGGGACCGCTCCGGTCGATGCCACTCTCGCCCTGGTCCATCGCGCCAAGGTACTGCTGGAAGAAAACTGCGGCAGCGGGGTGAGCGTCGAGGCAATCGCCGAGCAACTCGGCTGTACCGACCGTCACATGCGCCGTGTTTTTTCGGCCGCCTACAACGTCACTCCTGTTCAATACCTGCAAACCTGCCGGTTGCTGCTGGCTAAAAGCCTGCTTACCGATACCGACCTTTCGGTCATCGACGTGGCGATGGCGGCCGGTTTCGGCAGCTTGCGGCGCTTCAACGACCTCTTCAAGACGAGGTACCGCATGGCGCCCACGGCCTTTCGCCGGCAATCCCCCACTACCAAAAGCCGGGATAACGCCATCGTGCTCGCCTTGGGGTATCGTCCTCCCTACCAGTGGCGGCAGATGCTGGACTTTCTCGCCCAGCGCGCCATTGCCGGGGTGGAGACGGTAATCGACGGCGCATACGTGCGCACGGTGCATCTCGTCAGCGCAGAGAAGGGGCACGTGTTTGGCTGGGTACGGGTGGGGCACCGGCCGGAAAGCAACGTGCTGACGGTAACGGTGGACGGCGCGCTGCTGCCGGTACTGACCCAAGTGCTGACCCGGATCCGGCACCTCTTCGATCTGTTTTGCGATCCCGATGCGGTGTATGAAGTCCTTGCCGCAATGAACACCATTAGCCCCAACCTGTGCACGCCGGGAACCCGCCTGCCCGGTTGTTTCGATCCCTTCGAGATGGCGGTGCGGGCGGTGCTGGGACAGCAGATTACCGTGAAGGCGGCCCGCACCCTGGCTGCCAGGCTGGTCTCCGCCCACGGCACCCCCGTGGCGACCGGTATCGAGGGGCTCACCCACGCTTTCCCGTCACCGCAACAGGTCATCGCGCTGGATGGCCCCATCGACGGTCATCTCGGCCCCCTCGGCATCACCGGGGCACGGGCGCGCACCATCCTCGAGTTGGCGCAGGCCATGGTGTGGGAAAAGATAAATTTCAACTTCGGCGCCGAACCGCACACGGAGCTGAAAAAGCTGATGGCGATTCCCGGCATCGGCCCCTGGACCGCGCAGTACATCGCCATGCGAGCCATGGGATGGCCCGATGCCTTTCCCGACACCGATTTCGGGGTCAAAAAGGCATTGGCGCCGCGCACTGCAAAGGAAATATCGGCCTTGGCCGAAACGTGGCGCCCCTGGCGCAGTTATGCAACGGTTAATTTATGGAACTCGCTGTAAGCGCACCAGACGGTGCAGGAGGTGGATAGATGTTTGTCACACGTTATGACTCACCCTTGGGTAGGATCATGCTCGCCAGCGACGGGGACAGCCTGGTCGGATTGTGGCTGGAGGGGCAGAAATATTTTGCGGCGACCCTGGCGGAAGAGACGGAGGAAAAAGCGGACCTCCCGGTATTCGTGGCGGCGCGACGCTGGCTGGACGGCTATTTTCGAGGGGAGCGACCAGCCGTTACCGACCTCCCACTGGCACCCAAGGGGGGAGCGTTCCGCAGGGCCGTCTGGGACATCCTGTGCGAGATCCCCTACGGTGAAGTCGTCAGCTACGGCGACATCGCCAAAAGGATCGCCGCGCGGACCGGCAAGGCGAGCATGTCCGCGCAGGCTGTCGGCGGGGCGGTGGGGCACAACCCCATCTCGATCGTGATCCCGTGTCACCGGGTGGTGGGGGCAGATGGCAGCCTGACCGGTTATGCTGGGGGCATCGGCAAAAAGATCACACTGCTGCAGCACGAGGGCGCGGACCTGTCGCGGTTGCGCACGCCCGCGCGCGGGACGGCTCTTTGAGCGGCAGATCCGTCCAGAACGGGCGGTCCCTCAGTACTCATCGGACATAGAGAGGGCGCGTTCTACCTTCACGGAGAGGGTGGCTTCGCGCAAGGGCTTGGGGATGAAGTCGAAGAAGCCGCGGCGCAGGGCAGTGGCTTCTTCATCGACGGTGGCGGTGGAGGTGATCAGTATCACTGGGACGCTGGCGGTCTCGGGGAAGGTGCGCAGGCTCTCCAGGACGGCGTAGCCATTCAGCTTGGGCATCTCCTTGTCCGTGATCACCAGGTCGAAGCGGTTGGACATGATCTCTTTGAACGCTTCCATGCCGTCGCCGGCACAGACGACGTGGTACCCCTTGCGCCTGAGCGACGAACTGATGAACTGGCTCACCGCCTGGTCGTCGTCCACGATCAACACGCTCTTCTTGTCGGAGGCGGCCGCCGGAGCGGATTTGAGGTAGTGCACCTTGATCGCCAGCATGATCTCCCGGCGGGGGGCCACGAAGGGGACTATGCCCACGTTGTGTTCCTCGGCGATGCTGCGCAGTACCTCGGTAAGGGTCGGATCGCCGATGGCGACGGCGAGTTTGCCGTCCTGATGCTTCAGCGGGAAGATCAGGTTGGCCATGGCCACCCTAGCCGGGACCATCTTGAGCAGGTCGTTGGCATACCGGTAGTGGTGGAAGTCCCCCAGGTATTTCATACCGTGCTGCTGCGCCAGCGCCTGAGCCAGTTCGTCTGGCGTGACCAGTTCCAACTCCTCGAGCACTGTGCCGAAGCGCTTACCTTTCTTGCGTGCGTAAGCTACCAGTCTTTCCACGGTAACGGCGGAAAGTATCCCCCTCTCCACGAAGATCTCTCCCAGCTTCTTCCTGGTGCTGTGCTCGTTGCGCGGTACCGCCTGTTGTGCAAGCTCCATGAGATCCCCTTGGTCGCCGCCGACTCCCGCGTCTGGACGCAAAAAAGCCGGGGCCGAATATCGTGTGATATTTCGGCAACCCGGCTGTCTCGTGGAGACCCTTTAGGCTTTCCGTCCCATCCTCGCGAATGGTTTAGTATTATCGTATATCGCTAATTAAGTTTTTACCGTGCTTACACTCACAAGCACTCGCTTGTCAAGCGTAAACAACTGAGGACACTGGCAAAGAAGGAATCAGCACGACATTGGCGCTGGTTTTTGTGGTTAATAGTGGGAGAAGATTTCCCTTTTCCTGACTTAAGAATGAAGTCGTCGGTCCGATGAGTGAATCTTGATGCAAGAACTGTCAAATAAACTCATCCAGGAGGGACGATGAAACGACTGGCTTTATTCGTGTTGCTGTCCAGCGCCGTAGCTGGCTGTGCCACAACCACCCCCGTGGTACTCAATGACGGTGTCAGGAGCCGCACCTTCATTCCCTGCACTACCGATTCTCTGTGCTTTCGTGACGGGTACAACGTGACCTGGGACAACTGGTGCTCTAACATCAACCGCGACTACCCTGTCTCCTACCGGTTGAAGCAGTTCGAGTACATGTCCAACCGCGTCGAGTACATCCTGCAACCGCGCACAGAGATCGGGCGCGAGGGAGGTGACCTGTGAGATACCACGTCAAGGCACTGGCACTTATAGCCGCCGTCGGGCTGTTTTCGGCCTGCGCCAACTCCGCCACCATGGGCCCTGCTTCCATGCACCGGGACGCTGACAGCTACCAGAAAGAGAGCCTCGCTTCGGACCAGCGCTACATCGTGGACGAGCCGCTGCAGGTTCAGGACAGCCTCACCCAAGTGGGCAAATTCAACGCCCGGATGATCTTCATGACCGACCAGCTGGAGAGAAACGCCGACCGCAAGAGCCTGGAGAATACCTTCATCGTCACCAGTTTCGTCAATCTCGACAACCTCAACGAGACCACTTCCTTCGGTAGGCTGGTCGCCGAGGACGTCATCCACGAGCTCCAGGTGCGCAAGTGGAAGGTCTACGAGGTGAGGCTTGCCAAGGACACCACCGTCAACGAGCACGGCGAGTTTTCCCTGAGCCGCGACATTCAGAAGATCCGGGCCCTGTACAAGATCGGCGGCGTGGTCACCGGTACCTATTCCGTTGCCGACAACCACCTGGTCGTCAACGCCAGGGTCATGGACATCGGCACCGGCCTGGTG
Protein-coding sequences here:
- a CDS encoding DNA-3-methyladenine glycosylase 2, with the protein product MAQHEERIWYAALKAKDARFDGHFFVGVSSTGIYCRPICRAKLPKPENCTFYTTAAAAEQAGFRPCLLCRPERAPGTAPVDATLALVHRAKVLLEENCGSGVSVEAIAEQLGCTDRHMRRVFSAAYNVTPVQYLQTCRLLLAKSLLTDTDLSVIDVAMAAGFGSLRRFNDLFKTRYRMAPTAFRRQSPTTKSRDNAIVLALGYRPPYQWRQMLDFLAQRAIAGVETVIDGAYVRTVHLVSAEKGHVFGWVRVGHRPESNVLTVTVDGALLPVLTQVLTRIRHLFDLFCDPDAVYEVLAAMNTISPNLCTPGTRLPGCFDPFEMAVRAVLGQQITVKAARTLAARLVSAHGTPVATGIEGLTHAFPSPQQVIALDGPIDGHLGPLGITGARARTILELAQAMVWEKINFNFGAEPHTELKKLMAIPGIGPWTAQYIAMRAMGWPDAFPDTDFGVKKALAPRTAKEISALAETWRPWRSYATVNLWNSL
- a CDS encoding FlgO family outer membrane protein — translated: MRYHVKALALIAAVGLFSACANSATMGPASMHRDADSYQKESLASDQRYIVDEPLQVQDSLTQVGKFNARMIFMTDQLERNADRKSLENTFIVTSFVNLDNLNETTSFGRLVAEDVIHELQVRKWKVYEVRLAKDTTVNEHGEFSLSRDIQKIRALYKIGGVVTGTYSVADNHLVVNARVMDIGTGLVISSGQIHLPRNHYIDSLLFREDRLSTMKIVGDTPYSCRDIPTCWGGQSPAGEGSRK
- a CDS encoding methylated-DNA--[protein]-cysteine S-methyltransferase; its protein translation is MFVTRYDSPLGRIMLASDGDSLVGLWLEGQKYFAATLAEETEEKADLPVFVAARRWLDGYFRGERPAVTDLPLAPKGGAFRRAVWDILCEIPYGEVVSYGDIAKRIAARTGKASMSAQAVGGAVGHNPISIVIPCHRVVGADGSLTGYAGGIGKKITLLQHEGADLSRLRTPARGTAL
- a CDS encoding DUF6011 domain-containing protein, which codes for MGEERNRRAAAGPRCRVCHRRLTSSATIAAGIGKQCSRKERGITSRSPRLKIGSAMVESHPDQLEFSFAEVYIKSD
- a CDS encoding nitric-oxide reductase large subunit is translated as MNVRDKNLVLSPRWLVTAVVTFLFGFSVMGYLAYRNAYEGPPVPREVRVTDGTVLYTGDDVMAGQQIFQKLGLMQYGTIFGHGAYLGPDFTAQYLHLSGEKQVGYYAGQGLSAADAAAKVRTEFRGNSYVPESGQLTFSPARARAHSELIDYYRGWFGPLQTQQGLKRPYLSDPEEIRKLTAYFSWAAWTSTAQRPGTEHSYTNNWPPDDLAGNRPTSGALLWSVLSLIALLCGTGATLFVFGRYEFLGWHTADEYSSKMGAPEKVQLTPSQRTVAWYFLVVSGLFLLQGLLGGVNAHYHVEPAGFYGFSLGDILPYNLSRMWHVQLALFFVASSFLAMGIFLTPMIAGKEPPHQEKLALVLLGALVVVVLGSLAGEAMSLKGILSTGGPWFYVGSQGWEYLDLGRLWQILLTVGMLIWLVILVRGMRERLHGEHPGNMPWLFVYSAISIPLFYAAGMLYGKTTHFNQVEFWRFWVVHLWVEDFLELFTTIMVAYVFMLMGVVRVRVATTIIYLDIILYSIGGVLGTMHHLYFSGQPEVHMAFGAFFSAMEVIPLLLLTYEAWKFMGLGAPAGTSMLSTTADMFPHKWAVMFLIAVGFWNFLGAGVFGFLINLPIVSYYEIGTQWTANHGHGAMMGVYGMLSLGFFMFVARYFVPLDRASNRAMAIAFWCTNLGLACMLFLNLFPVGLLQLRQILTTSYWQGRQPDFFTDPMVRVFEWLRLPGDTLFIIGILPVVYLAVRMFLNRNRPRVM
- a CDS encoding response regulator — encoded protein: MELAQQAVPRNEHSTRKKLGEIFVERGILSAVTVERLVAYARKKGKRFGTVLEELELVTPDELAQALAQQHGMKYLGDFHHYRYANDLLKMVPARVAMANLIFPLKHQDGKLAVAIGDPTLTEVLRSIAEEHNVGIVPFVAPRREIMLAIKVHYLKSAPAAASDKKSVLIVDDDQAVSQFISSSLRRKGYHVVCAGDGMEAFKEIMSNRFDLVITDKEMPKLNGYAVLESLRTFPETASVPVILITSTATVDEEATALRRGFFDFIPKPLREATLSVKVERALSMSDEY